One region of Eretmochelys imbricata isolate rEreImb1 chromosome 2, rEreImb1.hap1, whole genome shotgun sequence genomic DNA includes:
- the FBXO43 gene encoding F-box only protein 43, which produces MSESRSVLSILKRGRLTSPSNNVKYSSFRDSCSTSIFHDRGYSVSLKDPSFDRTDAEHKDELSTRRLSLLHDYSEHSYPNLVIPVLSPIENENNPISLSERKEANIATDFLETPKVSKKDSSLRRRLLLSKTALGGTVGCLERQVNSSDCSRKKTLSCVLSFEERLSKSSSYSPRDNTYKPLATSTLKTEESSPACQKLRLAFSQQRTSTVDDSKCKNNFLSEPECLSPIHHNTSKDTIIDKTPNELSDSSLTSINDESTSLELLRTPTCCMLSETNEDKFLTPVSNLTADFNFDLLDINTPPTHVVSDLELSVPEDSGFNSLGLDKSEDSSSDHEGSFQELLQKQKEVSKLLDAKRKSRKLDRVRRLSTLRERGSQSETEEDYDITLINSEYKLKIARDSASEDSGLVFNEENNGDLVLNLGDLSRTPALQVVREIFLRSKRKRPEQNGLLENTERAEMSVLEYILAGLIGKKMGLEKLDILTELKYRDLKHILAIVLGALTVESLCSIWKVSKNWREIVIQDKNAYLRRKLYIKQLKAEAGGCLLHVEDAATRLNILSRSALRPVQAQAKTAVLQTPPYCNELLTPTGCSSVPQSTSKQEEYLKIAKTLFIDEALKPCPRCQCPAKYQPLKKRGLCSREACAFDFCILCLCTFHGSKECSSASAKQRNKKDALPGSAQSKRNLKRL; this is translated from the exons ATGTCAGAAAGTCGCTCAGTGCTGTCTATTCTTAAAAGAGGCAGGTTGACTTCTCCCAGCAACAATGTGAAATACTCCAGCTTTAGAGACTCTTGTTCCACCTCCATATTTCATGATCGTGGATACAGTGTATCATTAAAAGATCCTAGCTTTGATCGTACTGATGCAGAACATAAAGATGAACTGAGCACAAGACGTCTATCATTACTACATGATTATTCTGAACATTCATACCCTAATTTAGTAATTCCAGTGTTGTCTCccattgaaaatgaaaataatccTATCTCTTTATCTGAAAGAAAAGAGGCAAATATAGCTACAGATTTTTTGGAAACTCCTAAAGTAAGTAAAAAAGACTCATCACTGCGTAGGAGACTGCTTCTGTCTAAAACTGCTTTGGGAGGCACTGTAGGATGCTTGGAAAGGCAAGTCAATTCTTCAGATTGCAGTAGGAAAAAAACATTATCTTGTGTTCTCAGTTTTGAAGAAAGACTTTCAAAAAGTTCTTCGTATTCTCCAAGAGATAATACTTACAAACCTCTAGCTACTAGCACTTTAAAAACTGAGGAGTCTAGTCCTGCTTGCCAAAAATTGAGGCTTGCCTTTTCACAGCAAAGGACTTCTACAGTAGATGATTCCAAATGTAAAAACAACTTCTTGTCAGAACCTGAATGTTTATCTCCAATTCACCATAATACTTCTAAGGACACTATTATTGACAAGACTCCTAATGAGCTTAGTGATAGTTCCCTTACAAGCATTAATGATGAAAGCACCTCTCTGGAATTGCTTAGAACCCCTACATGTTGTATGTTGTCTGAGACGAATGAGGATAAATTTCTGACTCCAGTCAGCAACCTAACAGCAGATTTTAACTTTGATTTACTTGACATAAATACTCCCCCTACTCATGTGGTAAGTGACTTGGAGCTTTCAGTGCCTGAAGACAGTGGGTTTAATTCCCTTGGCTTAGATAAATCAGAAGATTCCTCTTCAGATCATGAGGGATCTTTCCAAGAACTCCTTCAAAAACAGAAGGAAGTTTCCAAACTTCTGGATGCTAAAAGAAAGTCAAGAAAACTAGACCGAGTGAGGAGGTTATCCACCCTTCGGGAACGGGGTTCGCAGTCTGAGACAGAGGAAGACTATGATATTACGCTAATTAATTcagaatataaattaaaaatagcaaGAGACTCTGCCAGTGAAGACAGTGGATTGGTTTTTAATGAGGAGAATAATGGAGATTTGGTTCTAAATCTTGGAGATTTATCAAGAACACCTGCTTTACAAGTAGTCCGTGAAATCTTCTTGCGAAGCAAAAGAAAAAGACCAGAGCAAAATGGACTCTTGGAGAACACTGAGAGAGCTGAAATGTCTGTATTAGAATATATTCTTGCTGGACTCATAGGCAAGAAAATGGGCCTTGAAAAATTAGATATTTTAACAGAATTAAAATACAGAGATTTAAAGCATATTCTTGCTATAGTTCTAGGTGCTTTGACTGTGGAAAGCCTATGCAG TATTTGGAAAGTAAGCAAGAACTGGCGTGAAATTGTTATACAAGACAAAAATGCATATCTCAGGAGAAAGCTGTACATCAAACAGCTGAAGGCGGAAGCTGGG GGATGTCTCTTGCATGTTGAAGATGCTGCCACAAGACTTAATATTCTAAGTAGATCTGCTCTAAGACCTGTTCAagctcaagctaaaactgctgtGTTACAAACACCACCTTATTGCAATGAGCTTTTAACACCTACAGGATGCAGTTCTGTTCCCCAGTCAACTAGTAAACAGGAAGAGTACCTTAAG ATTGCCAAAACCCTTTTTATTGATGAAGCTTTAAAACCTTGTCCAAGATGTCAGTGCCCAGCTAAGTATCAACCCTTAAAGAAAAGGGGACTATGTAGCCGAGAAGCCTGTGCGTTTGACttttgtattttgtgtttgtgcacCTTCCACGGGTCAAAAGAATGCAGTAGTGCATCTGCAAAGCAGCGAAATAAAAAAGATGCTCTTCCAGGAAGTGCCCAAAGCAAGAGAAATTTAAAAAGACTCTAA
- the POLR2K gene encoding DNA-directed RNA polymerases I, II, and III subunit RPABC4 isoform X2, translated as MDSQKDVQPPKQQPMIYICGECHTENEIKARDPIRCRECGYRIMYKKRTKRLVVFDAR; from the exons ATGGATTCCCAAAAGGATGTTCAGCCTCCAAAGCAACAGCCAATGATTTACATTTGTGGAG aatgtcatacagaaaatgaaataaaagcaagagATCCGATCAGGTGTCGAGAATGTGGGTACAGAATAATGtacaagaaaagaacaaaaagat TGGTTGTCTTTGATGCCCGGTAA
- the POLR2K gene encoding DNA-directed RNA polymerases I, II, and III subunit RPABC4 isoform X1, which yields MSESRLRSTSYIDQFKYSQIYSTENMDSQKDVQPPKQQPMIYICGECHTENEIKARDPIRCRECGYRIMYKKRTKRLVVFDAR from the exons ATGTCTGAGTCCCGTTTGCGTTCCACAAGCTACATAGACCAATTCAAGTACAGTCAAATATATTCTACTGAG AACATGGATTCCCAAAAGGATGTTCAGCCTCCAAAGCAACAGCCAATGATTTACATTTGTGGAG aatgtcatacagaaaatgaaataaaagcaagagATCCGATCAGGTGTCGAGAATGTGGGTACAGAATAATGtacaagaaaagaacaaaaagat TGGTTGTCTTTGATGCCCGGTAA